A single Micromonospora sp. CCTCC AA 2012012 DNA region contains:
- a CDS encoding type I restriction endonuclease subunit R encodes MAKGIREREFQNLVIQWSLPMGWRFTAGRSLPRETTQTVVAGQLRDAIVRLNPELIDGFDVDAVVEEIIATVNAVEGGLVRANEQVLHLLRGHKEFRDANGVWYALKIIDVEHPTANTLVVSDEVTITVPGKTSRRFDLVYWVNGLPLVVVEVKSPTAKSGWVDAAREINDVYAAEYPWFFTPNVFAVASDGMKLRFGAAGAPMNLWQPFRSTADDEKLSAQADVQRSVELLLNPATVLDMLANFALFDTSGGGVDKKYLPRYPQMEAAHLIHERVVAGGQKGLIWHHQGSGKTLLMVFAASLLLADTRTESPTIILLSDRTQLVRQTSGVFTSAMGHAYFHQPATGQELRSLLADDVRGVISTTVHKFADVGKDLSTRNNIIVLVDEAHRTQAVSRDRGRLPGRPTLAEQMRAALPNAKFFGMTGTPLRNLATDTFALFGEETDPGRVLHRYSVSRSLRDEATVPVMLDPHPVSFEMNDQELQAEFDQFADDFDLDDPDREALSRKFGRLTSVFANPDRIHTVCQDIVDHYLAGAYRNGLKAQVVAYNRELAVAYTDKINELLAGFEASQVLAEVGKHDRIIAEVNISVSDSKDEDPSLRPYRLSEAEEEEQKRRFLTPDDPLCFLVVTAKLMTGFDAPNEGVLYLDKPLKAHTLFQTITRPNRTWVSPTGFVKTSGVVVDYIGLAEEVQRAVVDPTAEGTGKGGGFLTDVSELVAEFRTTFARIEDLLADVDDLDLTVHGYESVRAINVFLDTNHGAAEVFSKDYRLLARLYPLINTDKRVAKYRDGFGLFGSVYTTLFKKSSDEERKERLAELGPMVLEIINAHVHSFSVVASQEEALVLDAQGITILKELMSLVRPKPGKDDGDDKKRPSAAEILDHIKAALDKGVEPGSAKYTALAERIRLLRDRIIQNAQDALEFLAEALRIARAIVNAEKHPDEAVVVLDDDRVGVLSRIIHDHAPSGLTVTERNLAEEIDQVVTRTLAQSWDNADARNRGVRRATAAVFRRYMLKPVGEPYDSTVAYIEAHYLVD; translated from the coding sequence GTGGCGAAGGGCATTCGGGAGCGTGAGTTCCAGAACCTGGTGATCCAGTGGTCCCTGCCGATGGGCTGGCGTTTCACGGCGGGCAGGTCGCTGCCGCGTGAGACGACGCAGACGGTGGTCGCCGGCCAGCTGCGGGACGCCATTGTCCGGCTCAACCCAGAGCTGATCGACGGGTTCGACGTGGATGCAGTGGTCGAGGAGATCATCGCCACGGTCAACGCCGTGGAAGGCGGGCTGGTGCGGGCCAACGAGCAGGTTCTACACCTGCTGCGGGGGCATAAGGAGTTCCGGGACGCCAACGGCGTGTGGTACGCCTTGAAGATCATCGACGTCGAGCACCCGACCGCCAACACGCTGGTCGTCTCGGACGAGGTGACCATCACTGTTCCCGGTAAGACCTCCCGACGCTTCGACCTCGTGTATTGGGTCAACGGGCTGCCCTTGGTGGTGGTCGAGGTGAAGTCGCCGACCGCGAAGTCCGGGTGGGTCGATGCTGCCCGCGAGATCAACGACGTGTACGCCGCTGAGTACCCGTGGTTCTTCACCCCCAACGTCTTCGCCGTCGCCTCGGACGGGATGAAGCTGCGGTTCGGTGCCGCGGGCGCGCCCATGAACCTGTGGCAGCCGTTCCGGTCCACCGCTGACGACGAGAAGCTGTCCGCACAGGCCGACGTGCAGCGCTCGGTCGAGCTGCTGCTCAACCCTGCGACCGTCCTGGACATGCTCGCCAACTTCGCTCTGTTTGATACCTCCGGTGGTGGGGTGGACAAGAAGTACCTGCCCCGCTACCCGCAGATGGAAGCCGCCCACCTGATTCACGAGCGAGTCGTAGCCGGCGGCCAGAAGGGCCTGATCTGGCACCACCAGGGCAGCGGGAAGACTCTGCTGATGGTGTTCGCCGCCTCGCTGCTGCTGGCCGACACCCGTACCGAGTCGCCCACGATCATCCTGCTCTCGGACCGTACCCAGCTCGTCCGGCAGACCTCCGGGGTGTTCACCTCGGCGATGGGGCACGCCTACTTCCACCAGCCCGCCACCGGCCAGGAGTTGCGTTCCCTGCTGGCCGACGACGTGCGTGGCGTCATCTCCACGACCGTTCACAAGTTCGCCGACGTCGGCAAGGACCTGTCGACCCGGAACAACATCATCGTGCTGGTCGACGAGGCGCACCGCACCCAAGCCGTCAGCCGGGACCGGGGGAGACTGCCCGGCAGGCCGACCCTGGCCGAGCAGATGCGCGCGGCACTGCCTAATGCGAAGTTCTTCGGGATGACCGGCACCCCTCTCAGGAACCTCGCCACCGACACCTTCGCCCTCTTCGGCGAGGAGACCGACCCGGGCAGGGTGCTGCACCGGTACTCCGTGTCGAGGTCTCTGCGTGACGAGGCGACCGTCCCGGTCATGCTGGACCCGCACCCGGTCTCGTTCGAGATGAACGACCAGGAGTTGCAGGCCGAGTTCGACCAGTTCGCCGACGACTTCGACCTCGACGACCCCGACCGTGAGGCCCTGTCCCGCAAGTTCGGGCGCCTCACCTCGGTGTTCGCCAACCCCGACCGCATCCACACGGTCTGCCAGGACATCGTGGACCACTACCTGGCCGGCGCCTACCGCAACGGCCTTAAGGCCCAGGTTGTCGCCTACAACCGTGAACTGGCCGTGGCGTACACCGACAAGATCAACGAGCTGCTGGCTGGCTTCGAGGCCTCACAGGTGCTCGCCGAGGTCGGAAAACACGACCGGATCATCGCCGAGGTGAACATCTCCGTCTCGGACTCCAAGGACGAAGATCCCTCCCTGCGGCCGTACCGCCTTTCGGAGGCCGAGGAGGAGGAACAGAAGCGGCGGTTCCTCACCCCGGACGACCCGCTGTGCTTCCTGGTGGTGACCGCGAAGCTGATGACGGGGTTCGACGCCCCCAACGAGGGCGTCCTCTACCTGGACAAGCCGCTGAAAGCCCACACCCTGTTCCAGACGATCACCCGCCCGAACCGCACCTGGGTGTCCCCGACCGGGTTCGTGAAGACCTCCGGCGTGGTCGTGGACTACATCGGCCTGGCCGAAGAGGTGCAGCGGGCCGTCGTCGACCCCACCGCGGAGGGGACCGGCAAGGGTGGCGGCTTCCTCACCGATGTTTCCGAGCTGGTCGCCGAGTTCCGCACCACCTTCGCCCGCATTGAAGACCTCCTCGCGGACGTCGACGACCTGGACCTCACGGTCCACGGATACGAGTCCGTGCGGGCCATCAACGTCTTCCTGGACACCAACCACGGTGCTGCCGAGGTGTTCTCCAAGGACTACCGGCTCCTGGCCCGCCTGTACCCGCTCATCAACACCGACAAGCGGGTCGCCAAGTACCGGGACGGCTTCGGGCTGTTCGGGTCCGTGTACACGACCCTGTTTAAAAAGTCCTCCGACGAGGAGAGGAAGGAACGGCTGGCCGAGCTGGGACCGATGGTTCTGGAGATCATCAACGCCCACGTCCACTCCTTCTCCGTGGTCGCCTCCCAGGAGGAAGCCCTCGTCCTGGACGCCCAGGGCATCACCATCCTCAAAGAGCTGATGTCCCTCGTCCGCCCCAAGCCCGGCAAGGACGACGGCGACGACAAGAAACGCCCGTCTGCGGCGGAGATCCTGGACCACATCAAGGCCGCCCTCGACAAGGGCGTCGAACCAGGGTCCGCGAAGTACACCGCCCTCGCTGAGCGGATCAGGCTGCTGCGGGACCGGATCATCCAGAACGCCCAGGACGCCCTGGAGTTTCTGGCCGAAGCGCTCCGGATCGCCCGCGCCATCGTCAACGCCGAGAAACACCCCGACGAAGCCGTCGTCGTGCTGGACGACGACCGTGTAGGCGTGCTGTCGCGGATCATCCACGACCACGCGCCGTCCGGCCTCACAGTCACGGAGAGGAACCTGGCTGAGGAGATCGACCAGGTGGTCACCCGGACCCTCGCCCAATCATGGGACAACGCGGACGCTCGCAACCGAGGCGTCCGCCGCGCTACCGCTGCGGTCTTCCGCCGGTACATGTTGAAGCCGGTGGGGGAGCCGTATGACTCCACCGTCGCCTACATCGAGGCCCACTACCTTGTTGACTGA
- a CDS encoding DUF6527 family protein: MTRRTNIEHRFVDSAPDVLDDGVLYVSIRYATALHLCPCGCSSEIVTPISREGWSLTFDGVSVTLHPSVGNWNYPCRSHYWIRRNRIEWAKDRSHDGPDRHRSASAVGSTAPGRQHQDPGGAVVGKGPRLMGTVRAWLRRHGRADDAS, translated from the coding sequence ATGACCCGACGGACCAACATCGAGCACCGCTTCGTCGACTCGGCCCCCGACGTCCTCGACGACGGCGTGCTGTACGTCTCGATCCGCTACGCCACAGCGCTGCACCTGTGCCCGTGCGGCTGCAGCAGTGAGATCGTCACCCCGATCAGCAGGGAGGGGTGGAGCCTCACCTTCGACGGGGTGTCCGTGACGCTGCACCCTTCGGTGGGCAACTGGAACTACCCGTGCCGATCGCACTACTGGATCCGGCGCAACCGGATTGAGTGGGCTAAGGACCGTTCTCACGATGGCCCCGACCGGCATCGCTCGGCCAGTGCCGTTGGGTCAACGGCTCCAGGTCGGCAACATCAGGATCCCGGGGGTGCTGTGGTGGGCAAAGGCCCTCGGCTCATGGGTACGGTGCGGGCGTGGCTGAGGCGGCACGGCCGCGCCGATGACGCCTCGTGA
- a CDS encoding restriction endonuclease subunit S domain-containing protein, with product MDVDPGQMYPSVGVLNRGRGLLYRDPVAGSSTSYKQLNRIRPGVLVYSRLKAFEGAITVTPNDLPESFASQEFPTFTFASEADPHFFRILTTTQGMWDALQRASKGMGGRRERVKPADFLNIVMDIPPLPVQERIVEVIGVIDDQIAALDKEAETLERMSMAIAEDLLSNERIVALGTMLDDIQGGRSPQANTRPPGADEVGVLKVSAVTPFRFLPEESKALLPGTSMPKSALVQPGDVLITRANTPLRVGAVARVPDDVRNGLYLADKTLRLVPSPKLDPDFLVVAMALKSARTHLTSSATGTSASMFNVSQDRIRETPIPLPELDRQQEVSSAVLSVRANADAARAEVASLRRVRAGLLSGLLNRTINIESAELGGLIRGEGHSGA from the coding sequence GTGGACGTGGATCCGGGACAGATGTACCCATCCGTGGGGGTACTGAACAGGGGGCGGGGGTTGCTCTACCGCGATCCTGTCGCAGGGAGCTCGACTTCCTACAAGCAGCTTAACCGGATCCGCCCAGGCGTGCTCGTCTACAGTCGGCTCAAGGCGTTCGAGGGGGCGATTACCGTCACACCCAACGACCTGCCGGAATCGTTCGCTTCACAGGAGTTCCCCACCTTTACCTTCGCATCCGAGGCGGACCCTCACTTCTTTCGCATCCTCACCACGACACAGGGCATGTGGGATGCCCTTCAGAGGGCATCCAAGGGGATGGGTGGCAGGCGTGAGCGGGTGAAGCCCGCTGACTTCCTCAACATTGTCATGGACATTCCTCCGCTGCCGGTGCAGGAACGGATCGTCGAAGTCATTGGCGTGATCGACGACCAGATCGCGGCACTCGACAAAGAGGCCGAGACGCTGGAACGCATGTCGATGGCCATTGCCGAAGACTTGCTCTCTAACGAACGAATCGTGGCGCTCGGAACGATGCTCGATGACATTCAAGGGGGCAGGAGTCCCCAGGCGAACACGAGGCCTCCGGGCGCTGACGAGGTTGGTGTGTTGAAGGTCAGCGCGGTCACGCCCTTCCGATTCCTGCCGGAAGAGTCCAAGGCCCTTCTACCTGGCACCTCCATGCCAAAGTCTGCGCTTGTTCAGCCCGGCGACGTACTCATCACGAGAGCGAACACACCTTTGCGAGTCGGGGCCGTCGCGCGTGTCCCTGATGATGTTCGGAACGGTCTCTACCTCGCCGACAAGACTCTACGACTCGTGCCGTCGCCAAAACTGGACCCCGATTTCCTCGTGGTGGCGATGGCGCTCAAGTCGGCGCGGACGCACCTCACCAGTTCGGCTACAGGCACCAGCGCCTCAATGTTCAACGTCAGCCAGGATCGCATTCGTGAGACGCCGATCCCGCTTCCTGAGCTAGACCGGCAGCAGGAGGTTTCCTCCGCCGTGCTGTCCGTTCGTGCGAACGCCGATGCGGCACGTGCTGAGGTCGCCAGTCTTCGTCGGGTTCGAGCCGGCCTACTGTCCGGGCTGCTGAACCGCACCATCAACATCGAGTCCGCCGAGCTTGGAGGTCTGATCCGTGGCGAAGGGCATTCGGGAGCGTGA
- a CDS encoding type I restriction-modification system subunit M, which yields MAVTQQEIENRLWDAADELRVAMPEAQYSSVVFPLMFWKYLSDTWEHHHQEFLTDNEGLLDGLSAEEAHEIEYRDYQSFEIPCIHPGTVQQRRASWSSILATITQPGLGQRVRASLQAIETANPDKFSRLFGSMTWTSEEVLSGEVLAAVMQAMDRTPKMHEGNMSHDVLGGAYEYLLKRFSDGSGTRAGQFFTPREVVELIVEVLAPKNRESVYDPTCGSGGMLIASANLLKAHGGRGYTLRLYGQEAVADTAGVARMNLFMHNLTQFQIEVGDTLKDPRFKKPDGSLAQFDVIVANPPYSLKWKPWTKDPRAIGGVAPQSSADWAFVQHMIASMDPRKGRAGVVLPHGVLFRGGQEAVIRQRVLDDDLLEAVIGLPANLFYSTPIPTAILVFRALGTKTPERQDGVLFIDASKRFAKIKNRNVLTATDIADTVTAYRSDFDADGSPVDPDGDGGLAARFVPTAEIVANGYDLNIGRYIKQAAAESEDLGTLIDAYNLARAERQKTEDHMLAVLADAGIEGFDE from the coding sequence ATGGCAGTGACCCAGCAGGAGATCGAAAACCGGCTGTGGGACGCCGCCGACGAGCTGCGCGTGGCGATGCCGGAAGCGCAATACTCCTCGGTCGTCTTCCCGCTGATGTTCTGGAAGTACCTCTCGGACACCTGGGAGCACCACCACCAGGAGTTCCTGACCGACAATGAGGGCCTCCTGGACGGCCTCTCCGCCGAGGAGGCCCACGAGATTGAATACCGCGACTATCAGTCGTTCGAGATCCCGTGCATCCACCCTGGCACAGTCCAGCAGCGTCGCGCCTCCTGGTCATCCATCCTCGCCACCATCACCCAGCCCGGCCTCGGCCAGCGTGTCCGCGCCTCCCTGCAAGCCATCGAGACGGCCAACCCTGACAAGTTCTCCCGCCTGTTCGGGTCCATGACTTGGACCTCCGAGGAGGTGCTGTCGGGAGAGGTGCTGGCGGCGGTCATGCAAGCGATGGACCGCACCCCGAAGATGCACGAGGGCAATATGTCCCACGACGTGCTCGGTGGGGCGTACGAGTACCTGCTGAAGCGGTTCTCCGACGGGTCCGGCACCCGCGCCGGCCAGTTCTTCACCCCGCGCGAGGTCGTCGAGCTGATCGTCGAGGTCCTCGCCCCCAAGAACCGCGAGTCGGTGTACGACCCGACCTGCGGGTCGGGCGGCATGCTCATCGCCTCCGCGAACCTCCTGAAGGCCCACGGCGGGCGTGGCTACACGCTCCGCCTGTACGGGCAGGAGGCCGTAGCGGACACCGCGGGTGTGGCACGCATGAACCTCTTCATGCACAACCTCACCCAGTTCCAGATCGAGGTCGGCGACACCCTGAAGGACCCACGCTTCAAGAAGCCGGACGGGTCCCTCGCACAGTTCGATGTGATCGTCGCCAACCCGCCCTACAGCCTGAAATGGAAGCCCTGGACCAAGGACCCGCGCGCCATCGGCGGTGTCGCCCCCCAGTCGTCGGCGGACTGGGCCTTCGTGCAGCACATGATCGCGTCGATGGACCCGAGGAAGGGACGCGCTGGCGTCGTCTTACCCCACGGCGTCCTCTTTCGCGGCGGCCAGGAAGCAGTCATCCGCCAGCGCGTGCTGGATGATGACCTGCTCGAAGCGGTCATCGGCCTGCCTGCCAACCTCTTCTACAGCACCCCTATTCCCACGGCGATCCTGGTGTTCCGTGCGCTCGGCACCAAGACCCCGGAGCGGCAGGACGGCGTGCTGTTCATCGACGCCTCCAAGCGATTCGCCAAGATCAAGAACCGCAACGTCCTCACCGCGACCGACATCGCGGACACAGTGACTGCTTACCGCTCGGACTTCGACGCCGACGGCAGCCCAGTAGACCCCGACGGTGATGGCGGCCTGGCAGCGCGCTTCGTGCCCACCGCGGAGATCGTGGCGAACGGGTACGACCTCAATATCGGGCGGTACATCAAGCAGGCCGCCGCTGAGAGCGAAGACCTTGGCACCCTCATCGACGCCTACAACCTCGCCCGCGCCGAGCGGCAGAAGACCGAGGATCACATGCTCGCCGTGCTCGCCGACGCCGGAATCGAGGGCTTCGATGAGTGA
- a CDS encoding ThiF family adenylyltransferase, with product MSLALVARSADLRRLRDEGYEVTVEHGHLVVAHVPYLNAQREVKLGTLVSKLSLAGDTTITPETHVVHFAGEQPCDANGQPLSKVIHSPVQEQIIPGLTVNFMFSNKPDAGYPDYYAKITTYVALLATHAAAVDPSVTARTFRVVETDASESVFRYLDTASSRAGIAAINAKLALPRVAVVGLGGSGSYVLDLIAKAPVREIHLFDGDDLLQHNAFRAPGAPSLDQLRQRPKKVYHYAEMYGAMRRGIVAHPYFLHETNADELQSMSFVFLCMDQGEPKQYLIKAMEAAGVAFVDVGMGLYTVDDMIAGHLRTTTSTPQKRDHIWDQRRIPFEDDGDDDYGTNIQIAELNALNATYAVIRWKKWCGFYADIEHEHHSVYTITTNCLVGDDQT from the coding sequence ATGTCACTCGCACTCGTCGCTCGTAGCGCCGACCTGCGCCGGTTGCGTGACGAGGGCTACGAGGTGACCGTCGAGCACGGTCACCTCGTGGTCGCCCACGTCCCGTACCTGAACGCGCAGCGGGAGGTCAAGCTCGGCACCCTGGTGTCCAAGCTCAGCCTCGCCGGCGACACCACGATCACACCGGAGACCCACGTGGTCCACTTCGCCGGCGAGCAGCCCTGCGACGCGAACGGACAGCCGCTCAGCAAGGTGATCCACAGCCCGGTCCAGGAGCAGATCATCCCAGGGCTGACGGTGAACTTCATGTTCTCCAACAAGCCCGACGCCGGCTACCCGGACTACTACGCGAAGATCACGACCTACGTGGCCCTCCTGGCCACGCACGCGGCCGCGGTCGACCCGTCGGTGACCGCCCGAACGTTCCGGGTCGTGGAGACCGACGCGTCGGAGTCGGTCTTCCGCTACCTCGACACGGCCAGCAGCCGCGCCGGGATCGCGGCCATCAACGCGAAGCTGGCCCTGCCCCGGGTTGCGGTCGTCGGGCTCGGCGGCAGCGGCTCCTACGTGCTGGACCTAATCGCCAAGGCGCCAGTTCGGGAGATCCACCTGTTCGACGGTGACGATTTGTTGCAGCACAACGCCTTCCGGGCCCCCGGCGCGCCCTCGCTCGATCAGCTGCGGCAGCGGCCCAAGAAGGTTTACCACTACGCCGAAATGTACGGCGCGATGCGCCGCGGCATCGTCGCCCACCCCTACTTTCTCCACGAGACGAACGCCGACGAGTTGCAGTCGATGTCGTTCGTGTTCCTCTGCATGGACCAGGGCGAACCCAAGCAGTACCTGATCAAGGCGATGGAGGCGGCCGGGGTCGCGTTCGTCGACGTCGGCATGGGCCTCTACACCGTCGATGACATGATCGCCGGGCACCTGCGGACCACCACGAGCACCCCGCAGAAGCGGGACCACATCTGGGACCAGCGGCGGATCCCGTTCGAGGACGACGGCGACGACGACTACGGCACCAACATCCAGATCGCCGAGCTCAACGCCTTGAACGCCACCTACGCGGTGATCAGGTGGAAAAAGTGGTGCGGCTTCTACGCCGATATCGAGCACGAGCACCACAGCGTCTACACGATCACCACCAACTGCCTGGTCGGTGATGACCAGACATGA
- a CDS encoding tyrosine-type recombinase/integrase, which yields MARTATAKIIPLRPADPTAAVESALAALHRHLDRCALAANPAKAYRARARAYAAWLAQHVGEHPVAFVDQVGAESAVPAWRRHLIATKASPSTVNKALAAVDLLYAVGAGLRLKIKRARVPRPGEPEALTPKEQGAVERADDRRVNRDAAIIAVLLCTGARAEECARLDVDDLALTARTGTIRLHGKGDEVRQVPVPAPARDRLTAWIRHRGGKPGPLWTGQRGWLTTSGITQVVLTVGSDANLPGLRPHRPRHTYATPLRQGGADPPRCKPCSATPLSTPPPATSVPALQSRRPWWNESSTGHR from the coding sequence GTGGCCCGGACCGCGACCGCGAAGATCATTCCGCTACGCCCCGCCGACCCGACCGCAGCGGTCGAGTCCGCTCTCGCGGCGCTGCACCGGCACCTCGACCGGTGCGCCCTGGCAGCCAACCCCGCCAAGGCATACCGGGCCCGCGCCCGCGCGTACGCCGCCTGGCTAGCCCAGCACGTCGGCGAGCACCCGGTCGCCTTCGTCGACCAAGTCGGCGCCGAGTCCGCCGTCCCCGCCTGGCGCCGGCACCTCATCGCCACCAAGGCCAGCCCGTCCACCGTCAACAAGGCCCTCGCCGCCGTCGACCTCCTCTACGCGGTCGGCGCCGGCTTGCGGCTGAAGATCAAGCGCGCCCGAGTGCCCCGCCCCGGCGAGCCCGAGGCGCTCACACCGAAGGAGCAAGGCGCGGTGGAACGTGCCGACGACCGCCGCGTCAACCGCGACGCCGCGATCATCGCCGTGCTGCTCTGCACCGGCGCGCGGGCGGAGGAGTGCGCCCGCCTCGATGTTGACGACCTCGCCCTCACCGCCCGTACCGGCACCATCCGCCTACACGGCAAGGGCGACGAAGTACGTCAGGTCCCAGTGCCGGCCCCGGCCCGCGATCGGCTCACTGCCTGGATCCGCCACCGCGGCGGCAAGCCGGGACCGCTGTGGACCGGGCAGCGCGGCTGGCTCACCACCTCCGGCATCACTCAAGTCGTCCTGACCGTCGGTTCCGACGCCAACCTTCCCGGTCTGCGTCCGCACCGCCCTCGTCACACTTACGCCACCCCACTCCGCCAAGGCGGAGCCGACCCGCCCAGGTGCAAGCCCTGCTCGGCCACGCCTCTCTCGACACCACCGCCCGCTACTTCCGTGCCGGCGCTGCAGAGCAGGCGGCCGTGGTGGAACGAATCTTCGACTGGGCACCGGTAA
- a CDS encoding GmrSD restriction endonuclease domain-containing protein, whose protein sequence is MPEAPIRGDGFTVQGLFSTFQFRLDSFQREYSWGRQDVKALIDDLSGHFIRQWSPGQERRDVRLFEPYFLGPFVYYRDDEFAALVDGQQRITTLHLLLVHLRRLAAEADRREYGNDIAALDPLIAGTSYGERAYAIDEPERVPLLESLLDGTLFSVSAEASPSVTNLYERSQEIDELLPETVRDEALPLFIHWLLNRVCLVGIDAVNRRQGWAIFETMNDRGVQLGPADLLKSFLLRRADNVHNRARLGETWRSMLTRLHAVGTQATTRFLQALLVGKYAIDQSDVTDIAISFHGWVQLNAEKRLGLMHPSEFARFIERDLPAFSRRFATLAAASRRPDQGLDPVFYNAVNEIDQMPFLLATLGPDDTDAQFRDKARLVAAFLDLTYVQRLINNGDDRPDAALPEFLDLLRDLRGCRDIEQIKKLLGDRTAGLDTSFSVVRQYGLRPDNRAQVRYLLARMTAFVELESGRPDQIARYLEKSEPYEIEHIWANKFERYQAEVKTEDKFRLQRNRLGALLLLQKSHNASYQAAPYEEKVEWYRGQNHLAASLHKVNHQRNRPFTDGVVKKYGLEKLFRSFDKFDMSAIETRQLLYQRLCELIWDPQRLGFVVPPKASLPERATARAVAHRTRAHYGAITVARLVGAEALSVGEELTLVYKQVRHTARISLGGQIELATGERFDSPSPAGTAVTGKRTMNGWSYWKVDRAGKAVTLFDVRSDALERGLLETEERHPEQPSSTGLF, encoded by the coding sequence GTGCCTGAGGCTCCCATCCGCGGCGACGGCTTCACCGTTCAGGGGCTGTTCAGTACCTTTCAGTTCCGGCTGGACTCGTTTCAGCGGGAGTACAGCTGGGGCCGCCAGGATGTTAAGGCATTGATCGACGATCTGTCGGGCCACTTCATCCGGCAGTGGTCACCGGGGCAAGAGCGCCGGGATGTCCGGCTCTTCGAGCCGTACTTCCTGGGCCCATTTGTCTACTATCGCGACGATGAGTTCGCCGCGCTTGTGGACGGACAGCAGCGGATCACGACTCTGCATCTGCTTCTGGTGCATTTGCGTCGGCTCGCTGCCGAGGCTGATCGCCGGGAGTATGGCAACGATATAGCGGCCCTTGATCCGCTCATCGCTGGAACGTCCTATGGGGAGCGAGCGTACGCCATCGACGAGCCTGAGAGGGTTCCGCTGCTGGAGTCCCTCCTCGACGGCACGCTTTTCAGCGTTTCGGCCGAAGCCAGCCCGTCTGTGACCAACCTGTATGAGCGCAGTCAGGAGATCGACGAGCTGTTGCCGGAGACTGTCCGCGATGAGGCGCTGCCGCTATTCATCCACTGGCTTCTCAATCGGGTATGCCTAGTCGGTATCGACGCCGTCAACCGCCGTCAGGGTTGGGCGATCTTCGAGACGATGAACGACCGCGGTGTGCAGCTGGGTCCCGCCGACCTGCTCAAGAGCTTCCTCTTGCGGCGGGCCGACAACGTGCACAACCGGGCACGGCTCGGCGAGACCTGGCGCTCGATGCTGACGAGGCTGCATGCTGTCGGCACCCAGGCTACAACGCGGTTCCTCCAGGCTCTTCTCGTGGGGAAGTACGCGATCGACCAATCCGACGTGACCGACATTGCTATTTCCTTCCACGGCTGGGTCCAGTTGAACGCCGAAAAGCGGCTTGGCCTCATGCATCCTTCGGAATTCGCGCGCTTCATTGAGCGCGACCTCCCGGCCTTCTCCCGTCGCTTCGCAACTCTCGCCGCCGCCTCCAGGCGGCCCGATCAGGGTCTTGATCCGGTGTTCTACAACGCGGTCAACGAGATTGACCAGATGCCCTTCCTGCTGGCGACGCTTGGACCCGACGATACCGATGCGCAATTCCGGGACAAGGCTCGGCTTGTGGCGGCGTTCCTGGATCTAACCTACGTGCAACGGTTGATCAACAATGGGGACGACCGCCCAGACGCGGCGTTGCCTGAGTTTTTGGACCTGCTCCGTGATCTACGCGGCTGTCGCGACATCGAACAGATCAAGAAGCTGCTCGGCGACCGAACGGCAGGCCTCGACACGTCGTTCTCAGTGGTACGGCAGTACGGGCTCCGGCCAGATAACCGGGCGCAGGTCAGGTATCTGTTGGCTCGGATGACCGCGTTCGTGGAGTTGGAAAGTGGACGCCCGGACCAGATTGCCCGGTACCTGGAGAAGTCCGAACCGTATGAGATCGAGCACATTTGGGCGAACAAATTTGAGAGGTATCAGGCGGAAGTTAAGACGGAGGACAAGTTTCGGCTTCAGCGCAATCGTCTAGGGGCGCTCCTGCTGCTCCAGAAGTCGCACAATGCGAGCTATCAGGCTGCGCCGTATGAGGAAAAGGTCGAGTGGTACCGCGGGCAGAACCACCTTGCCGCGTCTCTGCACAAGGTCAACCATCAACGCAACAGGCCGTTCACCGACGGCGTCGTCAAAAAGTATGGCCTGGAGAAGCTTTTCCGATCGTTCGACAAGTTTGACATGAGCGCCATCGAGACACGACAGCTTCTCTACCAGCGGCTGTGCGAGCTGATCTGGGATCCACAACGGCTGGGCTTCGTCGTGCCGCCGAAGGCTTCGTTGCCCGAGCGGGCCACCGCCCGGGCGGTGGCCCACCGGACCCGCGCTCACTATGGTGCGATCACCGTCGCCCGCTTGGTCGGGGCGGAGGCGCTCAGCGTGGGCGAGGAGTTGACCCTGGTCTACAAGCAAGTTCGCCACACCGCTCGAATCAGTCTGGGTGGCCAGATTGAGCTGGCCACTGGCGAGCGGTTTGATTCGCCCTCGCCAGCAGGCACGGCCGTGACCGGTAAGCGGACGATGAACGGCTGGAGCTACTGGAAGGTCGACCGGGCCGGCAAGGCAGTTACCTTGTTCGACGTGCGTTCAGACGCTCTCGAGCGCGGCCTCCTCGAAACAGAGGAGCGGCATCCCGAGCAACCAAGCTCCACCGGTCTTTTCTGA